The nucleotide sequence AACACACAGTAAATCTGATTGTTGTACATCAGTTACTAAAACTACGACACTAATACACAGTAAATCTGATTGTTGGACATCAGTTAGTAAAACTACAACACTAACACACAGTAAATCTGATTGTTGGACATCAGTTACTAAAACTACAACACCAATACACAGTAAATCTTATTGTTGGACATCAGTTAGTAAAACTACAACATCAACACACAGTAAATCTGATTGTTGTACATCAGTTCCTAAAACTACAACACTAATACACAGTAAATTTGATTGTTGTACATCAGTTACTAAAACTACAACACTAATACACAATAAGTGTGACTGTTATACAtcagttatgtttaaaatatcgtAACAGAACAAGTCTGACTACTATATACCAGTTTCTAAACTTACATCACTTTATAAACCTGAAGTAATAGTGTCTAATGAgataaaatgagaaataaataatataaacaacgaTTATAATTacgtgttttatattgttttagagAACTTTTCACTTCACTATTATAAAAAGCTTTATTCAAATGTTACATCGTATTTTAGAAAAAATgttacataacattatattttcaaatatatttagacTCAGGGCCTTAAATACAGCGTTTCAGAGAACACAACAGAGATTTTCTGTGACCCTGGCCGACTCTACCTTCTTTACATTAgttgttctttaaaacaagtaagatttctttgtttctttagaaGTTAAGCccaaatttacacaatgggctatctgtgctctgctcacaacgggtattgaaacctggtttctaccGTTGTAGGTCCGCAGGTATACCACTGTAACCCTCGGAGAGACAAACATTCTGTTATACGAAAACTGTATCTACATTTTCGTTTTCAGGCGTAGCTTAACATTACTATTAAAGTACAATAtaatcagaaaacaaaaactcaatttATCGTACGATAAGTGAAACTTTccactgattttattttaataataagcgTTTATAAAGATAAGTTTGTTTCCaaaatttaagaataataaaacgtattaaatcatgttagattgtttattatttaggCATTTGGTAAGATAGAAATTCAGTTAAATATAAGCTCAGTTCTTCAGAGGTAAGTTTCTATACGTTTTTAGAATATGGCCTCTTAAACGAAACATGGTATATTTGTTCAACGTATATTTCATATAACAATTTACATAATACCAGCCTTTGTTTTGTTTACAGCCTTTGTCTTAAATAGGTTTTTATTGGCTATTGAGCTTTCACCTTAGCATTAGTTgcttttaattaatgttttcattttttaatgtagATATTCTATAATTGATTCCCTGAGTTTAGCGTTTTTGAATGTAGGATTTCCTAACTGGGTCATTAAATTTTGCACTTTTAAATGTATGATTCTTTTAGACTTTTAACTGCTACTTTTAGCTTTACATTTTTGAATGTACGAAACTTTCgacttagttttatattttgaatgtacgAAACTTTCACCTTAGTTTCACATTTTTGAATGTACAAAACTTTCAACTTAGTTTCACGTTTTTGAATGTACGAAACTTTGAAATTACGTTTTACATTTTTGAATGTACGAAACTTTCAACTTAGTTTTACATTTTAGAATGTACGAAACTTTTCATTGATTCTTTGAGTTTTACTTCAGCTTTGTTCGTTTCAGGAAGACAATGACACTTGGGAAGGTTGTTTATCAGGTAATCTCTGTATCCATTTTCTCAAAGCTAACATATTCGTTTTAAAGTTACGACAAAATCGCATAACTCCTTGACTCTGATACTgaaaatatatacagtttattctttcttattgtttttgaacgattttcaagaatatattttacCTCTTACGTTTTATTTACTTCGGTTTATCTAACTTTTCCCTTTCATTTTGTTCACCCCTTCCATGACCACTGCAAGCTCTCaatactgaattattttgaatatttatggTCAACTATTACTCTTGAGACGTAGTTAATGGTTAAAGTGTCTagattaatttcttaaattatcgAAAGAATACAACTTCAAGAAATagttaagataatgaaaaaaatgttttgtgaggagaattttaaatattttaaaatcacataaaagtgaaattcatataaaatattaatgaattatttcCGATTCTAGACACGTGTCTTTACATTTATAAAGACTTTGATTTTTACGCTTCCAGCAAACAACTTTTTCCTCTACGGTGGATCTAATGAGCTGACTATTCCAATACCAGGAATGACAGAACTTTCTTTTGAGAAAGAGCAAGAAGAAGTCGTGTGCTTGAACGACAGAGGAAGGTTTATATGATAAATTAACTTAACTTTTCAATAATATATGCTAGTAACCGTATTCTCTCGGTGTAACGTTAAAATGCGAGATTCGCCCAgtatagttatgtttttttttcagagtttTTGATAGATTTTCAAGATACATTTCAAGAAACTGTTTTGCCATTGAAAGTGTGTACCTTTTTAATTAGCATTTGTACCAACTTTAAAATCGGGGATCAATCCCTTTGTTCAAGCCCATTGCAGATAGACCAATGTTCTTTTTGTACCAGGTAACCGACatataacaccatgtaacaaatccgtgatgacaagaaaacccacttgtagagaaaattatacatttaaaaacggctgtatgggtagagaaaacactaatagaggagcgaacgtagcaatgaccgaagaaggtcgaaacgttgtttgctccccTAGAAGTGCTTTCTCTACACAtacagccgtttttaaatatgcAACAATgcaacaaattttttactttttcttgttcctggacagaaagtgttatttcccaattgcttaagccttaaaaaatggaaaagatctatttttctcttcaaactttgcttttgtgacctgggtaatgaaattttcaaatttacccattttccaaaacattccaggtagtTCAAtgctgaatagctgatagagaattttctcaaacttgcaagaattttcaagaactttccagaattttctagaacttcccatagtaatatatatatatacagggactcaccacttcagtttagttccagCTGCCAAAGTAAACAcatagatctatctgattttataagagatggcatcaagaagctgcaagcatcttccagacgcattctgctatgtatttggctaatttatcaagacaagagcgaaaaagtactctgtgacagcatctgccttgaagtatgatgagtatggctgggaggttatcggagacttcaaaatggtggcattcctgatgggtctccaaggagaccaagtttttatgttatctttgcctttggaacagcagggacaccgcaacGAACTGCAACAGGAAGCATTGGCCACtgcggaccgagttctctgtggggaggcaaaAGTCAAGTGTGGTCCTCTAGTGGACCTCCAGATGTTGTTCCTACCATTGCACAAAAAATTGGGTCTTATGGAAACAATGTTTGtcatagctcttgataaggagtcagcactcttcaagtaccttcgaaactttttccctaagctgtctgaggcaaagatcaaagctggtgtcttcgttggaccactaATAAAGAAGATTTTGGAGTGCAAAGAATCCCCAAAGaaactcagtaggaagggaaaaaaagcttggggcagctgtgtcgcagtggttcggggcttcttgggcaaagccaaaaattatgtggaactggttaaggctctggtgaagaactacggcaaaatgggctgcaggatgtccctgaaagtccatatccttgacgctcatcttgataaattcaaagagaacaTGGGAGTATGCTCAGATTAGCAAGGCGAGcgttccaccaagatatactggactttgaacgcagCTACCAAGGAGCGTTTTACGAAAACAatatgggagactatatttgggggttgatacgtgaaagcgaTTTACATAACagtgcaaatctcgaaaaactactcacttctagacatttttgtataaaattagtacaaatacatgtaaatcttgattcatatgttgttttattaagaccacgtgaatgaaaatgtacaaatttgctcgtttttacgtagaaaataggttaatttctaaattctatgatccaggtcacaaaagtaaagtttgaagggaataatgaccattttctgtagttttacatcataaacaattaagaactaACACATACTAACCAGGAACAAAGTTTGTGGTACATAGTGTAATTAAGTATAATGCAACACAAAAGTACAAACCTAATATTAGCTCGTATCGGTTAATTACACTTACTTTAGTCAGATTTTTATACTCTCCACGAAAACTAACTgctacattttaatataataccttttacGTCAACAGGTGAggacaataatatatttaatattttcttgaaattgCAATAACCAAAGACAACACATctaatatatatagtttgtagtCGCTAGAATGTATAGTACTTTTCATATCGTGTTTTCACAGTGTAACGTCTGGTTCGTATCGTGTTTCCACAGTGTAACGTCTTGTTAGTATCGTGTTTCATAGTGTAATGTCTGGTTCGTATCGTGTTTCCACAGTGTAACGTCTGGTTCGTATCGAGTTTCCACAGTGTAACGTTTGGTTCGTATCGTGTTTCCACAGTGTAACGTCTTGTTCGTATCGTGTTTCCACAGTGTAACGTCTTGTTCGTATCGTGTTTCCACAAAGTAACGTTCATTTTGGAATTTTGTTTCCACAGCGTAACGTCTGGTTCTTATCGTGTTTCTACAGTGTAATCTTCTTTAATCACATTTCTTGAagttcattagaaaaaaaaatcaaaattatgtcAAAACAcgaatcatattttttttttcagtgataaCGTGTTCAGCACTTGTTCTGTTCATAAGTTCTTCAACTACTGGATAGAAAACGTATATATTAACTGTCCACCTGGCTACGTGATATGTCCTGAAACTCAATCATGTTTGATAGCAAATAGAAAACAAGAGTGTAtcggtaagtaacgtcttgatgacaagagtgtattggtaagtaatgtacAGATAACAAGAGTGTATTAATAAGTAATGTCTAGataacaagagtgtattggtaagtaacgtcttgataacaagagtgtattggtaagtaacgtcttgatgacaagagtgtattggtaaatAATGTACAGataacaagagtgtattggtaagtaatgtctaaataacaagagtgtattggtaagtaacgtcttgaggacaagagtgtattggtaagtaatgtacagataacaagagtgtattggtaagtaatgtctagataacaagagtgtattggtaagtaacgtcttgataacaagagtgtattggtaagtaatgtctagataaCAAGATTGTATTGgaaagtaacgtcttgatgacaagagtgtattggtaaataatgtctagatgacaagagtgtattggtaagcaAAGTCTttatgacaagagtgtattggtaagtaacatcTAGATTACAAGAGTGTATTGGTGAGTAATGTCTAGATGAAAAGactgtattggtaagtaacgtcttgatgacaagattatattggtaagtaacgtcttgatgacaagagtgtattaggcagtaacgtcttgatgacaagagtgtatttctaagtaatgtctagatgacaagagtgtattggtaagtaacgtctagatgacaagagtgtaatagtaagtaatgtcttgatgacaagagtgtattggtaagtaatgtctagatgacaagagtgtattggtaagtaacgtcttgatgacaagagtgtattagtaagtaacggcttgatgacaagagtgtattggtaagtaacgtctagatgacaagtgtgtatttgtaagtaacgtctagatgacaagattgtattggtaagtaacgtctagatgacaagagtgtttTGGTAAGTAACGTCTGGATGagaagagtgtattggtaagtaatgtctagatgacaagagtgtattgctAAGTAATGTCTTGATGACAACAGTATATTgataagtaatgtctagatgacaagagtgtattggtaagtaacgtcttgatgacaagagtgtattaggcagtaacgtcttgatgacaagagtgtattggtaaataatgtatagatgacaagagtgtattggtaaataatgtctagatgacaagagtgtattggtaagtaaagtCTTTATGAGAAGAGTGTATTaataagtaacgtcttgatgacgaGAGTGTATTGGtgagtaatgtctagatgacaagactgtattggtaagtaatgtttCGATGAAAAAAGTGTATTGGTAAGAAACGTcctgatgacaagagtgtattggtaagtaacgtcttgatgacaagagtgtattggtaagtaatgtctagatgacaagagtgtattggtaagtaacgtctagatgacaagagtgtattggtaagtaacgtctagatgacaagagtgtattggtaagtaacatctagatgacaagagtgtattggtgagtaatgtcttgatgacaagagtgtattagtaGGTAaaatcttgatgacaagagtgtattggtaagtaacgtcttgatgacaagagtgtattagtaagtaacgtcttgatgacaagagtgtattagtaaCTAACAtattgatgacaagagtgtattggtaagtaatgtctagatgacaagagtgtattggtaagtaacgtcttgatgacaagagtgtattggtaagtagcgtctagatgacaagagtttATTGGTAATTAATGTCtcgatgacaagagtgtattggtaaatAATGTCTAGataacaagagtgtattggtaagtaaagtctagatgacaagagtgtattggtaagtaaagtCTTTATGACAACAGTGTATTGGTAaataatgtctagatgacaagagtgtattggtaagtaaaatCTAGATTACAAGAGTGTATTGGTGAGTAATATCTAGATGAAAAGactgtattggtaagtaacgtcttgatgacaagattatattggtaagtaacgtcttgatgacaagagtgtatttctaagtaatgtctagatgacaagagtgtattggtaagtaacgtctagatgacaagagtgtaatagtaagtaatgtcttgatgacaagagtgtattggtaagtaatgtctagatgacaagagtgtattggtaagtaaaatcttgatgacaagagtgtattggtaagtaacgtcttgatgacaagagtgtattagtaagtaacggcttgatgacaagagtgtattggtaagtaacgtctagatgacaagtgtgtatttgtaagtaacgtctagatgacaagattgtattggtaagtaacgtctagatgacaagagtgtattggtaagtaacgtctggATGagaagagtgtattggtaagtaatgtctagatgacaagagtgtattggtaagtaatgtcttgaTGACAACAGTATATTgataagtaatgtctagatgacaagagtgtattggtaagtaacgtcttgatgacaagagtgtattaggcagtaacgtcttgatgacaagagtgtattggtaagtaatgtctagatgacaagagtgtattggtaagagTGTAAAAGTCTTCTTGATGACAAGATTGTAttagtaagtaacgtcttgatgacgaGAGTGTATTGGtgagtaatgtctagatgacaagactgtattggtaagtaatgtttCGATGAAAAAAGTGTATTGGTAAGAAACGTcctgatgacaagagtgtattggtaagtaacgtcttgatgacaagagtgtattggtaagtaatgtctagatgacaagagtgtattggtaagtaacgt is from Tachypleus tridentatus isolate NWPU-2018 chromosome 2, ASM421037v1, whole genome shotgun sequence and encodes:
- the LOC143239473 gene encoding uncharacterized protein LOC143239473 encodes the protein MLAVLGLTSFLIFLNSTIKKTPDQTIAVSTKDETPLCQENVCKTTTRDKNLSYIEVWENCILNKTQGLKYSVSENTTEIFCDPGRLYLLYISCSLKQEDNDTWEGCLSANNFFLYGGSNELTIPIPGMTELSFEKEQEEVVCLNDRGSDNVFSTCSVHKFFNYWIENVYINCPPGYVICPETQSCLIANRKQECIGK